AAATAAATTAAGTCCTAAAATATTACGGGAAGTAATTTTCAATAATGATTGTGTAATGTGCGAAAACTGTGCCATACACTGCCCAAGAGATATAATACCAAATACCACAGGATATAAAAAAATAGTTGACAAAGCAAATTCATTTATAAGGACCGATTTAAATTATTGTGTATTTTGTGGATTATGCAATAAAATTTGTCCGCAACAGGCAATAGATGAAGGAAAAATAAACTTAAATGATTGTGAATATTGTTCAGCATGCGTAAATATCTGCCCTGCTCATGCCATATCAATATACCGAGATTGGAAAACAGAAAAAGAAACAGAACAATAAAAAATAAAAATTATAAAGTGATTGTTATGGAAAGTCCATCATTAAAAAATTTTGCAAGAATTATAGTATCGGGCATATACGAAAATCTCGAAAGAGTGGTATTTGGAACAGATAGTTATACTTCTGTTGAAATGACAAATAATATTTTATCTGGGGTGGAGCTCCCAAACATGGTATTTAAAGAATTATGTATTGGATGCGAAGGTTGTGCAAATATTTGCCCCACAAAAGCCATAGAAATGGTAGAAACTGAACCTGTTCAATTAACTAAAACATACACTAAAAATAGTATTCCTAAAATAGATGCCGAACAATGTGTTTTCTGCCTATACTGCAATGATTTTTGCCCTGTGTTCTCGGTGTTTAATGAAATATCGCCAATACATCCCAGACATGTCGGAGATTATAATGAAGACGGAACGCTATCTGTGGCCGTAGATTTAAAAAAATTGTTGGAAAGACCAGTGGATATTCCAGAGGAACAACTTAAAAAAATATCAACTATTCTTTCTGTAAATCTTTCAAAAATGGTTAAATCGGAAAAAAACAACGAATAACTATTATACATATATTATTTTAATATTTAATGGTCATATTTGATATTGTATTAAAAATAATAGAAATAATAATAAAATAAAAATAAAGGAGGTGCGTTATGATAGAAAAAACTGCCCGTAAAAAAAATATACATATTATGGTGGCATACACAGGAGGCTGTAATGGCTGTGATATAGATATTGTAAATTGTGTTTTGTCTCCATTTTATGATGCCGAACAATACAATGTATTTTTAACATGGAATCCCAGGGAGGCAGATATTTTATTGGTTAGTGGCTGTGTAACAAAGGTAATGACAGAACCCCTTAAAGAAATATATGAGGCAATACCTGAACCAAAGGCAGTAGTTGCAGTAGGTTGCTGTGCCTTGATGGGTGGAGTATATGCTAATATCGGGGGAGATTTGGGAACTTCTGATTTCATAGACGGGCCTGTTAAAAATATAATTCCTGTTGATATAAATGTTCCGGGCTGTTCTCCAAGACCAGAGGACATAATACAGGGAATAGTTCAAGCTTTACCGAAGATTTTAGAATAATATGGGAAAATATATTTAGTGAATATTGGTGATTTTATGATTGCTTATAATATGTCATATCTTTATGGAATAGAATTAATACTGTCAATAGTAGGAATTCCATTAATAGCTTTTGCTGTATCTACGCTAATTCCCGGAATTCAAAGGAAGATTCAAGCACGAATTCAGCAAAGAAAAGGACCTTCAATATTATCGCCGGGTTTTTGGGCATTGTTTAAGTTTTTGGCAAAGAAAAACAAAGAACCACATAGTATTATGCCAAAATTGTATAAATTTATGCCTGTTGTTAGTTTTGTTGTTATTTGGTGTCTTCTTGCATCCACTACAATACCAAATATGGGGGTATTGTCAAATGTGATAGTTTTAGCTGGACTGTTAAAAATAGAGGAATTAGTATATATTGTGATGGGCTCATTATCCAGCTCTGTAATGGGGATTAGGATGCCGTTTATTGATGATTGTAAGGGGGCAAAATCATTAAGTGCGGTAAAAATGACATTAGAACAGTTGGGAGCAGTTAGGGCATTTAAACTTATATCTGTTGGTTCATTTCCTTTTTATGTGGCTGTAATGATTCCATTTATTCAGCAAAAAAGTATATATCTTGATTCGATTTCTGGACAAAATATATTATTCACTGTTGGGGGATTGCTTGGAGCTATTGCATATTTTGTGGGTTTTATGATTATGATAAAAGATTATCCGTTTTCAATTATGCACACTAAGGCAGATGTAATTGAAGGTCCAACAATGGAATATTCTGGAACTTATAGGGCAATTTATTTATCTGTAAAGGAGCTCCTTATGATTACTCTGGGAAGTTTATTTGCTACGCTGTATTTGGGCATTTATCCAGATGTAAATAATCCTATTACTATAATAATGAATTTTGCCGTTGCCTTTGTGTTTCCAATATTGGGTGCTGTTATAAGTGCTTTTACACCAGTATTAACATTTAGGCAGGTTTATCCAATATCATTATATACAACCATTATAGCCTTTGTGGGAGTTATATTGGCCTTAATGGGAATTTAATTTATTTTTTTATATATTTTATATGGGAGCTCCCAAAAAATTTATAAAATTAGAAAAATGATTCCAATGTCATTTGTTTTTTAGGTTCTTTTTTCTCTGATTTTTGTTTTTCTATTTGTTTTTTAGGTTCTTTAACTTCTTCTTTTTTTGGAGTTTCTTTAATTTCTTTAATCTTTTTAGTGGTATTTTTGGTTTTATTTTCTTTTCCTTTTTTATTATTGGTTTTTTTATCATCTCCCTTCATTAATTTAATTATTTTTTTGGCAATTGTTTTGTTTGTTAAATATTCAATATCTTCTTTTGTAAATTCGTAAAATTCGCATAATTTTGCCCCCATTTCGGCATCATTTTTTAAAATATATTCTAAATATAAAATATCCTCCCGCGCCCTTCTTTTTGATACATGAGATTTTAAACTTATTTTTTCAAGCACTTTATTCACTGCCCCCCGTTTTCCCTTACTTCTTGACATTTTTGTAAATATTGTAGGTCTCATATATGAAAAAAATCCCCTATATTTTTCATCTTTTGCCAATGATACTCCTGCACTCATTAATGCCGAAGCATATCTCCAAAGCCCATAATACTGCCTTTTATACACTCTGCCTAAAAATATATCTGCTTTTGATAAATTATCATATGCTAAACATATTTCTTTTCCTTTTTTATATTCTCTTGGCACATTTTCGGCTATCCATTCCTGAACCGTTCCTATATCCTCTTTTAAATCTCGTGTAGCTTCTAATGATATATCGTAGTGGGTAGTTTTAAATATAATTCTTATGGCATCAAAAATACTTTTATCTGTGTCTCTGTCAGGGAGCTCCCTTACATTATCTTCATCGAAAGTATTCCCCATAGCAAGAGATTCCAAGTCGTTAATGGCACTTCTAACATCTCCCCCTGCATGTTTTGCTATAATTTTTAATATTTTGTCATCTACTTCAAAGCCTTCTTTTAAAGATATTCTCCGCAATACTGGAACAATGGAATTTGTATGAACTGAACCGATTTTTACAATATTACATACGGTTCTTAAAGACATCAAAGATGGTTTATATATATCATTTGCAGTTAAAATTATTGGATTTTTTGCATTTTTTATTATTTTTATTATTTCGCTAACTCCTCCCCTGTCACTGTTTCCAGAAAGTCCGTCAACTTCATCTAATACTATTAATACTCTTTTACCTGTTATGGATTTTGAGGAAGAGGCACCGCCCACAATTTGGCGGATTATATCTTTATTTCTTTTATCACTTGCATTTAATTCAATTAATTCAAATCCATAATCATTTGCAAGGGCATTAGTAAGTGTGGTTTTACCACATCCTGGCGGACCAACCAATAAAACAGGTTTTGGGATTTCATTATGCAATATTTCTTCTATCCAGTTTTTTAGTTCTTCTTTAATTTTATTATTTCCAACAATTTCTGACATTGTTTTTGGTCGGTATTTTTCAACCCAATTCATTAAATCACCATTTATTGTAGTATGTTCAAAAAATTGTTTTTGAATGCCATAATAGTTTTTATCGTTTTATATCGTTTTATATCATTAAATAACTCTACTGTATATTTGGCATATGTAGTGTAAAGTTAGCCAAAAATTACCAAATCAAAGATGCTCATGAATATACTATATATGCTAAATCCCAACATAAAATATTAATAATATATATTATATTTATATAAGATGTGTGGAAATATATACTATGATTTCAGAAGGAGATTATTGAATTTTCTCCCAAAGGTCGAAAATATGGAGCAAAATAAACAAAATAATAACAGTAATATAAATATTGATTTTTGGACATTTTTAGAACAATGCTATAATAATAATGTAAAAATAGATTTAGGGCATTTAAAAATTTTAACTGCATTATTGCATTCTAACTCTAATTATGTATCGGGGGAATATTTAAAAAAATGTATTGATAGAGATAGCAGGGGTGCAGTCCATAAACGGATAAGGGATTTGAAAATATTGGGATTTGAAATAGTTACAAAATCGGGTAATTTTGGAGGGTATAAACTTATAAAAATTCCCGAATGGTTTAAACTAAGTGGATATTAATAATGGAGTATAATAATTTAAATATATATAATTAAATACAATAAAACAGATAATCAAAAATTAATCAAAAATCTTTTTTATATATGGTTCAAATGGAATTATTTCATCTCTTTTACGAGGACTTATTGAAGCTATTTTTAATATCTTTTTTTCAGGAGATATTCCAATAGTTAAAGTTCCAGGTGTTAAGGTGATGCTTGATGCAAGTAAAACTTGACCCATTAAACTATTTATTTTTGTGTCTATTTCTATAATTTCAGGGTTTATATCTCCATTTAAGCTTCTTTTTATTACATCAATCCAAGCTTCCGCCAACGCCTTTATAAATACAATAGAATAACCAAAAATGCCGAAAACACTAGCCATATATTTCACCAACATATTTATGTAATATTATTGTATTTTCATATTTTCTATACAATAATTTATAATTATTAATAATTACAAATAGGTATATATATGTTTGTATCCTATATAAATCAATAAAAATAATAATTATTGGTGAAAATATGAATGAAGAATTACAACAACAATATTATCAGTTGGAAATGTATGGGCAACAAGTTCAAAAACTTCAAGAAGAACTTGAAAAAATAGAGTTAATGAAAATGGAGCTCCTAAAATCAATAGATTCAATGGAAGGATTAAAAGATTCCGAGGATATATTAATACCTCTTGGAGGCGGCGCATTTATAAAGGCAAAAGCAATGGATACCAAAAAAGTAATTATGGGGGCCGGTGCAGATGTATTCCTTGAAAAAGATATTTCAGATGTTGTAGTAGATTTCAATAAATCTATTGAAGACTTGGATAAAGCTGGAAGTATGATTATTGCTAAAATAGAAGAAACTGCAAAAGTTGCAGAACAAATGCAGAAAGATTTGGAGGAAAAAGTTCAGGCCATGGAGGGTCAAATGGGCGGAGCTCCAACACTTCAAATGTAAAAAATACATAAAATCGGAGATTTTGAATTTTCCACGCTGTGAAAAAATAGGATAAACTATATATACCATATATGATGATAAGTATAACTATATTACTTAACTCATTATATTGTTAATTTCATACTATTTTTATGGTCATAGCAGGGAAGGCTAATATTCCTGATGTTTTTAATAAATTTAAAAATTACGGCGTATTCATTAAATCACATCAAAGATGTGAGCCATAAAAACTCGAAGAGTTTTTATTTAATTTAAAGTATTATTGTAATGTCTTATTATAATAATTTTTATGACCATATAGTTGAAACATATGGAATTATGGTGTGTTTAAAAAGGTTCTTATTAAAGTCCAAAATAAAAGGCTTTAAATATTCTCAATAGTAAATCAACAGACATCACAGCGAAGCGTGGATTAAACAGAACCGTAGGTTTTATTTAATCGTATTGAATATTTATGATATTAAACTGTCGATTCACTATATCATTGCAAGGAGCTCTTGATACACCACATATATAATTATTTATAATTTGATTTTGTTTTTGAGGTCTTATATATAATTATATTTTAATATAATGATATTTAATATGGACGATGCTATTTCAGGCATAAATAACATAAAATAAGAAATGTTAAACGGATAAATAAATTAATAAAAGGTTGATTAAATGACTATGACAGAATTTTTAGAATTAGGATTATGTGAAAATACAGTAGAAGCACTCGAAAAAAAAGGATTTAAACACCCAACACCAATACAAAAAAAGGCAATCCCAATGTTATTGGACGGGGATTATGATGTTGTTGGACAGGCGCAAACAGGAACAGGAAAAACAGCGGCATTCGGGCTTCCAATTATTGAAAAATTGGAAAATACTGACAAAGAAGTTCAAGCTATCATACTTACACCAACAAGAGAGCTGGCTTTACAGGTATCTGATGAGCTTAACTCATTAAGAGGAAGCAAAAATTTAAAAATTGTGGCAATGTATGGGGGACAGCCAATACAAGAGCAAATAAGACAGTTGAAAAAAGGAGTAAATGTTGTAGTGGGAACACCGGGAAGAATTATGGACCACTTAAAAAGGGGAACACTAAGATTACACACAATAAAATACTTTGTTCTTGATGAAGCCGATGAAATGCTTGATATGGGATTCATTGACGATATTGAAGATATACTTAGATACACAAACCCAGATAAAAAAATGTTGTTATTCTCTGCAACACTTCCAAGAAGAATTATGGGATTGGCAAAAAGATATATGGGTAAATATAAGGTAATAAGTGTTAAATCAGAAAATTTAACAACAGATATGGTTGAACAAGTTTATTATGAAGTTAGGAGCTCCGATAAATTTGAAGCACTATGTAGAGTAATTGATATAAACAAGGAATTCTATGGAATTGTGTTTTGTAAGACAAGAGCAGAAGTAAATGATATTGCTAACAAATTATCTGCTAAAGGATACTTTGCAGAAGGTCTTCACGGAGATATAGCTCAAAACCAGAGAGAAAAAATATTAAACAGATTTAAAGCTAAAAGAACAAAAATACTTGTAGCTACCGATGTTGCAGCAAGAGGAATTGATGTAACTGATTTAACCCATGTTGTAAATTATGATATTCCACAAAACCCAGAAGCTTATGTTCATAGGATTGGAAGAACTGGTAGAGCTGGAAAAAGAGGAACGGCAATTACTTTTGTTCAACCTGATGAATTCAGAAGATTAAAGGACATAAAAAGAACGGCAAAAACAGAGATAGCTAAAAAAGATGTTCCATCAATTGAAGAAATTAAAGAAGTTAAAAAAACTGCTGTAATGGATAAAATATATAATATCATAGAAGCAGAAGATTGCGAAGGATATTTGGACCTTGCAGAAGGATTGTTGGAGAACAATGAAGACCCTAAAACAGTAGTAGCTTCACTTTTAAAACATGCGTTCCATGATGAATTAAATAAAAAATATGGAAAAATGAAACAAGTCAGAAATGTAAAAGAAGTTAAAAGTGGACAAAATAGGTTATTTGTTGCCCAAGGAAAAAGAGATGGAATGAACCCTAAAAAATTAGTGGATTACATTGAAGAGGAAACTGGCGTAAGAAGTAGATTTATCGACGATGTTACAGTGCTTGAAAACTTCGCATATATTACAGTATCCTCAAGAGATGCGGACAAAATCATAAGGGCATTAGGAATAAATCCAAGAAATGGAAAGCCAATGGCAGAAAAAGCTAAGCAAAGAAGAGGATAATTAACAATATATTTTTTTTATTTTTATTTTTATTTTTGGGAGCTCCCGCATACAAGATATTATTTTTGAGAACTTTATGCAAAATGCCCTATCTTTATAAACAATTTACAATTTTTCAATTACAATATATTTTTCCCATAATATTAAATATATTTAAAACAACCATATTTTAAGAAAAAAATATATGTTGTGTAATTATGGAAAAAATAGAAAAAGGAAAAAAAGTAATGGTTGTAAGTGCCATATTAACATTATTTGTAGCAATTTTAAAAGGAATTATTGGGTATATTTCTGGAAGTGTTGCACTTATTGCAGATGCATTGCATTCTTTATCTGATGTATTGGGCCCTATTGCAGTGTATGTGGGGCTAAAAATTTCCCAGAAAAAACCAAATATGAAATTTCCATATGGGTATAGTAGGGCGGAAACTCTTGCATCTCTATTTGTGTCATTTATAATATTTTTAACGGGAGTAGAAACGCTAAGGCAATCTATTGATAAATTTTTTAATCCGTCTCCAATATCTCATTATGGTGCAGTAATTATAGTAGTATTAATTTCTATTGGTATCACATATTATTTATACAAATATAAGACAAAAGTAGGTGTCGAAATAGGTTCCGATGCCATGATTGGCGAAGGAGCTCACTCTTTGGTGGATGCATATACCACAGTTGCCATATTATTTGCTGTTGCTGGTTCTTATATGGGATATTATATAGTGGAACCAATTGTTGGAGGAATAATAAGTTTTATAGTAATAGGATTGGGCTTAAAAATGGTTAAAAATGATATTTATACCTTAATGGATTTTTGTGATGGGGAAACCATCAACGAAATAAAAAAAATAACATTAAGTGTTAAGGGGGTCGAGGGAGCTCACAATATAAAGGCACGAAAATCTGGACCATTTATTCATTGTGATATGCACATTGAAGTAGATGAGGAGCTCCCTTTTAAAGTGGCACATGAAATTTCGGAAACCGTTGAAAAAGAGATAAAGAATAATATACAGAATATTAACGGCATTATTATTCATACAGACCCAATAATGAAAAAAGATGCCATAATAGCAATTCCAATAATGGTAAATGATAATGAAGTAAATTTAATGGAAACCAACAATGGCATAAATAAAACCACAATAACCAATTCACACATGGAAAAGGCATTTAATTACAAAATAAATGACAAATTTGCCACTGCAAAATATTTTTTAATTATTGAAATGGATTGTGATATTATCAACGGATATAGAATTATAGAAAATACATTGAATAAATTGAATAGAAAAAAAGCCATGGCAATTTTTGATTTATTATATTCGTATGATGTAAATACCGTCATTGTTAAAAATATCGGGGCCGGCATGGATAATACTCTTAGAAGTAGAGGTATTAAAATTATTAAAACCGATAAAGATACACCAAAAGATGCATTATTGGATATCAAAAAAATAAAATAAAATAATAATAAAGATATAAAATAAAAATAATATATTTTTATGGTTATTCTGGTTTTTCCATTAATTTGGTTTTATTTAATCTTTTTCCATCTGCTCCGTGTGGTTTTCTGCTTACACTATCGGTAGCTTTTTCTAATTCTCTTGCTTCATCTACTAATTTAGCTGCTGTTCTTATCATTTCATGAGCTGATGCTACTATGGGAATATATTTTTCCATTTCTTTTGTCATAAAGCATCCTTTAACATCAATGTTAGCAACCTGTTCGGCCATTGCAAATGCTGCCATTGCCTTAGCTTTTGCATATGGGTTTGAGAATTCTGCTGCTGCAACAGATTTTGCATCTGTTACTACTATTTTTGGCAATTCGATTTCATTTCCAGCTTCAATTGCTTCAACTATGTCATCAATAGCATTTTGAACAACTCTTGCAGCTCCTGTTCCCGCCAATACTCTTATTACATCTGCATTAAACATTGCCATTTCAACAGGGTCTAAAAATTGTCTTCTTGCCCCTATCATTGGG
The window above is part of the Methanococcus aeolicus Nankai-3 genome. Proteins encoded here:
- a CDS encoding DEAD/DEAH box helicase gives rise to the protein MTMTEFLELGLCENTVEALEKKGFKHPTPIQKKAIPMLLDGDYDVVGQAQTGTGKTAAFGLPIIEKLENTDKEVQAIILTPTRELALQVSDELNSLRGSKNLKIVAMYGGQPIQEQIRQLKKGVNVVVGTPGRIMDHLKRGTLRLHTIKYFVLDEADEMLDMGFIDDIEDILRYTNPDKKMLLFSATLPRRIMGLAKRYMGKYKVISVKSENLTTDMVEQVYYEVRSSDKFEALCRVIDINKEFYGIVFCKTRAEVNDIANKLSAKGYFAEGLHGDIAQNQREKILNRFKAKRTKILVATDVAARGIDVTDLTHVVNYDIPQNPEAYVHRIGRTGRAGKRGTAITFVQPDEFRRLKDIKRTAKTEIAKKDVPSIEEIKEVKKTAVMDKIYNIIEAEDCEGYLDLAEGLLENNEDPKTVVASLLKHAFHDELNKKYGKMKQVRNVKEVKSGQNRLFVAQGKRDGMNPKKLVDYIEEETGVRSRFIDDVTVLENFAYITVSSRDADKIIRALGINPRNGKPMAEKAKQRRG
- a CDS encoding respiratory chain complex I subunit 1 family protein, giving the protein MIAYNMSYLYGIELILSIVGIPLIAFAVSTLIPGIQRKIQARIQQRKGPSILSPGFWALFKFLAKKNKEPHSIMPKLYKFMPVVSFVVIWCLLASTTIPNMGVLSNVIVLAGLLKIEELVYIVMGSLSSSVMGIRMPFIDDCKGAKSLSAVKMTLEQLGAVRAFKLISVGSFPFYVAVMIPFIQQKSIYLDSISGQNILFTVGGLLGAIAYFVGFMIMIKDYPFSIMHTKADVIEGPTMEYSGTYRAIYLSVKELLMITLGSLFATLYLGIYPDVNNPITIIMNFAVAFVFPILGAVISAFTPVLTFRQVYPISLYTTIIAFVGVILALMGI
- a CDS encoding cation diffusion facilitator family transporter; this translates as MEKIEKGKKVMVVSAILTLFVAILKGIIGYISGSVALIADALHSLSDVLGPIAVYVGLKISQKKPNMKFPYGYSRAETLASLFVSFIIFLTGVETLRQSIDKFFNPSPISHYGAVIIVVLISIGITYYLYKYKTKVGVEIGSDAMIGEGAHSLVDAYTTVAILFAVAGSYMGYYIVEPIVGGIISFIVIGLGLKMVKNDIYTLMDFCDGETINEIKKITLSVKGVEGAHNIKARKSGPFIHCDMHIEVDEELPFKVAHEISETVEKEIKNNIQNINGIIIHTDPIMKKDAIIAIPIMVNDNEVNLMETNNGINKTTITNSHMEKAFNYKINDKFATAKYFLIIEMDCDIINGYRIIENTLNKLNRKKAMAIFDLLYSYDVNTVIVKNIGAGMDNTLRSRGIKIIKTDKDTPKDALLDIKKIK
- a CDS encoding monovalent cation/H+ antiporter subunit E; the protein is MASVFGIFGYSIVFIKALAEAWIDVIKRSLNGDINPEIIEIDTKINSLMGQVLLASSITLTPGTLTIGISPEKKILKIASISPRKRDEIIPFEPYIKKIFD
- a CDS encoding HTH domain-containing protein translates to MEQNKQNNNSNINIDFWTFLEQCYNNNVKIDLGHLKILTALLHSNSNYVSGEYLKKCIDRDSRGAVHKRIRDLKILGFEIVTKSGNFGGYKLIKIPEWFKLSGY
- a CDS encoding replication factor C large subunit, whose product is MNGDLMNWVEKYRPKTMSEIVGNNKIKEELKNWIEEILHNEIPKPVLLVGPPGCGKTTLTNALANDYGFELIELNASDKRNKDIIRQIVGGASSSKSITGKRVLIVLDEVDGLSGNSDRGGVSEIIKIIKNAKNPIILTANDIYKPSLMSLRTVCNIVKIGSVHTNSIVPVLRRISLKEGFEVDDKILKIIAKHAGGDVRSAINDLESLAMGNTFDEDNVRELPDRDTDKSIFDAIRIIFKTTHYDISLEATRDLKEDIGTVQEWIAENVPREYKKGKEICLAYDNLSKADIFLGRVYKRQYYGLWRYASALMSAGVSLAKDEKYRGFFSYMRPTIFTKMSRSKGKRGAVNKVLEKISLKSHVSKRRAREDILYLEYILKNDAEMGAKLCEFYEFTKEDIEYLTNKTIAKKIIKLMKGDDKKTNNKKGKENKTKNTTKKIKEIKETPKKEEVKEPKKQIEKQKSEKKEPKKQMTLESFF
- a CDS encoding 4Fe-4S binding protein; its protein translation is MESPSLKNFARIIVSGIYENLERVVFGTDSYTSVEMTNNILSGVELPNMVFKELCIGCEGCANICPTKAIEMVETEPVQLTKTYTKNSIPKIDAEQCVFCLYCNDFCPVFSVFNEISPIHPRHVGDYNEDGTLSVAVDLKKLLERPVDIPEEQLKKISTILSVNLSKMVKSEKNNE
- the pfdA gene encoding prefoldin subunit alpha; its protein translation is MNEELQQQYYQLEMYGQQVQKLQEELEKIELMKMELLKSIDSMEGLKDSEDILIPLGGGAFIKAKAMDTKKVIMGAGADVFLEKDISDVVVDFNKSIEDLDKAGSMIIAKIEETAKVAEQMQKDLEEKVQAMEGQMGGAPTLQM
- a CDS encoding NADH-quinone oxidoreductase subunit B family protein, which gives rise to MIEKTARKKNIHIMVAYTGGCNGCDIDIVNCVLSPFYDAEQYNVFLTWNPREADILLVSGCVTKVMTEPLKEIYEAIPEPKAVVAVGCCALMGGVYANIGGDLGTSDFIDGPVKNIIPVDINVPGCSPRPEDIIQGIVQALPKILE
- a CDS encoding F420-dependent methylenetetrahydromethanopterin dehydrogenase, translating into MVVKIGIIKCGNIGMSPLIDLALDERADRTNIDVISIGSGAKMGPNQVVEVTTKMVEDIKPDFIIYVGPNPAAPGPAKAREILSASDIPSVIIGDAPGIKAKDKMAEEGLGYILIKCDPMIGARRQFLDPVEMAMFNADVIRVLAGTGAARVVQNAIDDIVEAIEAGNEIELPKIVVTDAKSVAAAEFSNPYAKAKAMAAFAMAEQVANIDVKGCFMTKEMEKYIPIVASAHEMIRTAAKLVDEARELEKATDSVSRKPHGADGKRLNKTKLMEKPE